The Candidatus Berkiella aquae sequence ATATTATTTAAATCCTCTTTTAATTCCGATTCCCATCTTAAAGCTTGTTGCTTATATGCTATTTCTGCTCGCGTTGCTAAAAATTTAGTCAAAAATAATGCTTTCTCTGACAAGTTGAGTGCTTGAAATCTTGGCAAAGTGAGTGGGTTTAAATTAAAACCATCTGCTAGTTGCTTAGCAATCGTTGGCAGATATTGATTAATAACGTCTATTAATTCTGGATATTGCATGATGATATCTAATGCTTGTTTTGCATTTGATTCACTAAAATTACTGGCAATTTCTGGATTTAACATATTCAACCTCTGAGTTATGCATCTGGTGAAAATTATACGTTTTCTTAAGTGTTTTTAATATGGAATGGCGATGATTCAATAACAAATCCTGACAAGCGTTCGAGCATGCAGGGTTGCATTTACATGCAATCTATTGGATTTATGTTTTTTGTAAGGAAATTCTAGTATGTTTAAAAAATATCCGGACAAAATGAACCACCCCTAAGATGGAAGCCTTCGCATATTATTAGAACATCTTTTAAAATCATATCTCACTTACTTTATTCAATTGAGCATGATGAGCTTACAACCCAACAATATTATTTATGAAAGTGAAAGCATTGTTAAAGAGATACTAAAGCCATTAACAAGATGCAGTGATATTCACTATTTTTGCTATGGTGTTAATTATCCGGACACGCGCGGTTTTACATTGAATTCAAATGCGAAATATTATGAATCATGGTTTTTTTATGAAATTCCTTTATGCGGTTTTTACCTTCCCAATGGATGGACATGCTGGAAAAACACGTTCACTAAAAAACAAAAGGAAGTTGCTGATGAATTAAATATTGGCGATGGCTATTATTTTGTTAAAAAGAATGAAAACTTCACTGAAATATTTGCCTATGGAACTACTTCAGAAAACACAGCTGAAGTATACGATTTTTTCATGAATAATCAGGTTTTATTGAGAAAATTTAACATGTATTTTATTGAGAATGCAAAAGGGTTAATTGCAAAGGCTAAAATGAACTTGGTGAAACCTTTAAAAAAGATGGTTGTTACACCAGAAATGAGAGTCTCAATGCAACATGACACAGTTGCAAGTAATCAGTTTTTCACAGAAAACACCAGGCCTTTTAGTTTTTTTTCCGATCGAGAAGCGGCTTGCTTTCGTATGATCTTAAAAGGGTTTTCTAATGAAGAAATAAGCAATTCATTAAAACTATCCGTTAAAACAGTTGAATCGTATATTTCTCGAATCAAATCTAAACTGCAATTGAGTTCTACTAATAGAAATAAGATTATACAATGGGCCCATGAAATGGGCTATGTTGATACCTCGATGATTGATTGTTAAGGACAAACTTTGCCCCCATTGTGCAGCTAACGCCTTCATGGGGGCTGAAAACTAATGCACAATTTGCCCTTTCACATTAAATTGCTTATGTAACAACTGTTTTACATTTTCAGCTTCATTTCTGCTATGTAAATCATCGACTAATACCACAACTAACGTTCTACCTGAATGCTTTTTAAGCTCCGTATAAACCGCGTATCCTGCCAATCGTAGTTTGTCGACCATCACTCTAGCATTCTCAGGATTAGAGAATGCACCGACCTGAACTTGCCAAACACTGTCATCATAATCCCCCGAGTAAGCATCAGAAGATGGTGGCAAGGTTCTCACCACCCTTTCTTCCATGATCTCAGGACGTTGGCTATGCATTTTTAGTGGTGCCAAGACATCAACGATTCTGACACAATGGTCCCAGTCATAACGGAATTTCAGATAAGCCGTATTGGAAGTAAAGTCTTCTTTGAACAGGAAGTCATAACTTGCCGTTAAAGTAAGATTTTCATGCTCAAATGCGGTCAATTTTAAGCCTAAGTTGTAACTGGTTTGAGCAGGTTTGGCCCCTTCTGTCACAAAACTTGGCCCAGCACCAATAAATTGCGAGGTGGTTGCTACCGTATCTCCCACAAAGTCATAAAATATTCTTGCATGAACTTCCGGCTGCCAGGTAATTTGTGGCGTTAAATAATCATAAGCAACCCTAATGCCAATGCCTGCTTGGAATAAATCATATGACTGTTCATTCACGTTTTGGTTCGCAGTACCCCCACCCGTTTCGGTATAAGAATCTAATGATAAGTGCGAGTAATACAACGAGAATATAGGAATGATATGCCAACAATCTTGATCAAACACATAACCCAGCTCACCTTTAAGACCCGTTTGCCAGCCATCGTAGTTTGAGCTTGGTGACATAAAGAAACTACCAATACTAACGTTTCTCTGTTGCTGATAAGTATTATAAGTAATTGCACCAAACCAATCTAAATAAAGGGGATTGAAAAATTCATACCGACCATAAACGGTTGCTTGATAGCTATTAATTTGCGTGTTGGTGCCAGCAGAAACATCGTGCTTAACTTTTGCAGTAGAAAAGCTAAGACCTAAGCCAGCAAGAGCATCATCGGTGATTAACACATCGCCGCCTAATGCAACTCCTACCATCTCATCATGATAGCCCGCAACGGAATCACGCTCGCTCTGATCGGCTTCTTGACCATAAAGTTTGATCCAAGCACCAGAATATTGATTCCAATCACCCGCAGCGTAACCTCGACGTCTTGTACTATAATCGATTTGGTCGCTAAACTCATTTAATGCCAATGATTGTGCATCAAAGCTTGCTTGCACAGTACCCCCATCAACGGTAGGAGCAAGTTGCGCCAAGGCTGCATTAAGTGATGCCAAGGTGGTGTAAGATGATAATTGTTCAATGATAGCTTGCAACTCACCTGTTGCTTGATTACTTAATCCAATATTAATCAATATTGAACCAATGGTTCCCCCAGGAAGATTAGACAGCATACCGGCATTTGCTTTGGGTGTTAAAACCAATTGCAATATGGTATTTCCAGGTCCTGTTACTTGCGATGTAATATCAAAAAATAAGCTAGCATTAATCACTGGTAAGACGGAAAGATTGCTACCTAATCCTGCTGTAATAATAGGAATAGTGTGTGTCTGGGTTATATCTGTAACCGAAGGATTGGCAATCGTAATTTTAGCATTAGGTGAAATGGTGGCTATCCCATTAACCGTTAACAAACCAGTTGTTAGGTTATTACCTCCCATATCTAAATTGTAAAAGGTTCCAGCGCCTAAATTAAAATTACCATTCACAGTAAGATTAGTGCTATTGGCTACACTCAAGGCACTGTTTGCATCTTGTATCGTTAAATTGCCGTTAACAGCGACATTGTCAGAACTTAGTAAATTACTGCCTGACTTAACAATGGTATCAGTAACGAATAAATTATCGCTTAAGTCTACGGTTGTCCCTAACCCGCCTTGAATGGTTACATTTTTTAGCAAAAATCCAACACCACCAATCGGCGAATTGATGGTACTGGATGAAGCAATAATTAACGAACCTGTATTATTGTTAAGCGTTGTAATAGCGCTATCAATGTTACCGTTGATGGTTAATAGATGATCACCTTGAAATTGCACGTTATTAGCAAAAATGTCACCAGCCACGGTTGTATCGGTATTAGCACCTATTTTGACCAAATTAAATAGATTGGTTGCAGAACCAATGTTGCCTGTTATGGTTGTATTCCCGCCTGGATTCAATACATTCAATGTATCGATGCCATTATTATTGGTTGTTATATTAGCAGTTAATTGCATGGGGGCTAGCACATCATTAAGCAGCAACGTTGTTCCGCCTGCTCCTTCGATGTTAATGGTTGATGCCTGTATGGTTGCACCATCGAGTTCAATCGTATTCGCGCCACCGCCTGAATTTAAAGTGATTAAATTTAATGGATTAGTGGCACCAATCGACCCTGTCACAGTACCCGCACCAACGAATTGTAAAACGCCTGAATTAGCCATCGTTGAATCAACATTACCGGTTAGCGTTTTGCCTGCCGCTAAGCTTGCTGTTGCATTATTTTGAAAAACTAGCAAGGTGGTATCTATATCATTTTGAAAATTAACTTGTTGGCCAGTTGCGCCAGATAAATTGATTTGATGGAGAGTATTCGCAGCACCTACCGTGCCTGTCACGGTGGCATTACCTAAGAACTGTAAAGTACCAATGTTAGCGGCATTCGCATCGATATTCCCTGTTAACGTCACGTTATTGGCAAGACTTGCTGTAGTGTTAGCTGTTGCGCCTGCGACAAAATTGAGACCATTAACGGCCGTCACATTCCCATCGAAAATGACATTCGCAGCAGGACCGCTTAAATTAACGCTATTTAGCGATTGATTGGCACCAATCGTTCCAGTGACTTCCCCACTGCCTTGAAATAAGAGCGTTCCCTTTCCTGCCAATCCAGTTGCATTACCAATATTGCCACTAATCAGAGTATTCGCATTTTGTAAGGTTAAGGTTTGATCGCCATAAAAATTGGTATTCGTTGCATAGATATTACCATTAATAATCAATGGATTAATCGCGCCTACTTTAACTTCAGCAAAGGCATTTGTTGCAGTCCCTATGCCCCCTGTTATGCTCGTTGCATTATTGACATCTAGAATATCGGTGTTATTTGTTTGAGGGGTAATTTGACTGGTTAAAGCCAAATTAGGATTATTAAGTATGAGGGTGGTTTGAACTGCGCCCGCATTATCAAATAGATTGATATTCGCAACTTTAAATGTCGCACCCGTTACTTCAAAAGTATTGGCAATCGCTGCGTTACCTGTATTGAGGTTCAAATTAGCCAAAGAATTTCCAGAGCTTGCACCAATTGTTCCATTTAAAACACTCAGTGCACTCCCTCCAACATATGTTAACGTTCCTTGATTGTTAAGATTGGTTTCAATATTGGCAGTTAGATTGGGTACAGCGGCATCGATTTGTACCGTTGCATTTCCCAGAAAATTCATTGTTTTTGCGACAATAGGCTCGTTGTTTACGCCTTTGAACTCAACAACAGTTCCTGCACCACCTGATAGATTAATCGCATTTAAAGGAAGTAAGGCCGTACCCACGCCTTCCGTAATGATGTTATTGCCTAGCAATTGCAACGTACCTGTATTGGCTACAGCGGTAGTAATGTCGCCATCAACATCTACTCCATTTGCAAGTGTTATTGTTGTGCTTGCATTCGAACCCACCCCAAAATTCAGAGAAGTATTAACGTTAATATCACCTTGAAAGGTGACGGTTTTACTTGCGCCTAATAAATTTATCGTGCCGATGGGGTTTGTGGCACCAACTGTGCCTGCTACAGTTGTCGTACCATCAAAGTTAAAAACCGTTCCGATACAACCGGTACCTAAACATAATAAGGCATTATTACCAAAGTTATTATCAATCGATATGCCATTGGTGGTGCCCACATTGTCGCCATCAACCACATCGAAAGTCACTAAAGGAGAGATATAATTATACCCGGTAGTTGGTGGGTAAAAGTTCGAATTTGATAAATTGGCTAATAAATCAAGAGAAGTAAAGGAATAAGCTGCACTTGAGAAGAAACCAAATAAGGTTGAAGCAATGACCATTGAAGACAAATGAATTTTTTTTTCACGTATGACGTGCATGCTTACCCTTCCTTGGGATGCTGTTTAAATCAATCATTTTGAATGACTTTTATTTATACCGGTAATAACAGCTTTTGTAAACGTGAATCTTGGTGGAAAATGCACTGCAATATACAGCACTTTTGAATTTTGCAATGCAGTCAAAATGATTAACAATTTGAAAGGACTTGTCTTTTTGAATGACAAGTTGTTATGTTTGGCAACTTAGCTTTACAATGCCTGATTATGTCAGGAAAAATACAAACCATGCACCGCACCAATATTGCAATCTACTTTCTGTATATCACCTGGTTATATTTTCAATGCTCAACATGTCATGAGTATAAAAAGCTAAATAAAATAGCGAATTAGCTCTTCATCTCATAAACTGCATTAGAGATTGAGAAAATACTTAGACGATTTATGTGAACGTTTCCAATGGAACTGTATTTATTGAAGGGAATTAATCAATGAGATATAAGCTGAATTATTTAATATTCGTTTTTATTTTATTCTTTGCTTCCGTTTCTCAGGCGACAGAACCTCTTCCATCATGGAATGATACCCAAGCAAAACAAAGGATTATTCAATTTGTAAAAAAAGTGACCGATAAAAATAGCGCCGATTACGTCCCTCCAGAAGAGCGCATCGCGGCTTTTGATAATGATGGTACTTTATGGGCCGAAAAACCTGTCTTCTTTCAAATCGCCTTTGCTTTTGACAGAATTAAGGCATTGGCTCCAGAGCATCCTGAGTGGAATAATCAACAACCCTTTAAAGCGATTTTAGAAAACGATCATGCTACCTTAGAAAAGCTGGGGCAAAAGGGTATTTTAGAGATCTTAGCGGTCACCCATGCTGGCATGACGACAACCGATTTTAATAATATTGTTAAAGAATGGATCAAAACGGCTAAACATCCGCAAAAGCATGTCCCTTATACAGATCTTGTTTATCAACCCATGATTGAATTACTTGAATATCTTCGTGCAAACGAGTTCGTGACGTTTATTGTTTCAGGTGGTGGCGTTGATTTCATGCGCGCTTGGACTGAAAAAAGCTATGGTGTCCCTCCACAACAAGTGGTTGGTAGTAGTGCTAAAGTCAAATTTGAAATGAAAGATGGAAAACCTATTTTAATGCGTTTGCCGGAGATTTTCTTTATTGATGACAAGACAGGTAAACCTGAAGGTATTCATCGACATATTGGCCGTCAACCTATTATGGCTTTTGGTAATTCAGATGGTGATTTTGAAATGCTGGAATGGACAACCTTAAGGAGCGATAGACCCTCTCTTGCCATGATTGTTCATCATGATGATGCAGAACGTGAATGGGCCTATGATAGACATGACCCCTTAGCCAAGCTTGATGTTGCGTTAGATGCTGCCAAAAAGAATAATTGGACTGTCATAAGCATGAAAAACGATTGGAAAACGATATTTGCGAAGCCGTAATTAATAGTTAGATAATCAGCTTTTGATAAACTTAGCAATAATGGTCAAATAAAGAAGATATCTATCAGGTAACCTTGTTTTAGTGAATGGGCGATAGATTGTAACAAGAAAGCATGAATTATGAACTTCAATTAAATAAGGTTATTGAGTTTATCGGAAAACATCTCGATGATAAACTCACCCTGGCACAATTGAGCGATATTTCATGCTTTTCTAAATATCATTTTCATCGCCTGTTTACAGCTTATACCGGTTTATCTTTACAACAATATATACGATGGCTTCGCTTAAAACGTGCGGCACATCAGTTAATTATTGATAAAGAGATATCGATTATTAACATTGCAATCAATGCAGGATTTGAATCACACGAGGCTTTCACACGCGCATTTAAACAAAGCTGTGGCTTAAGCCCAAGTGAATTCCGCCACCATGCAAGCTGGCATGTATGGGAAAAGCCTCCTTATTGTTTGCCTAAACAAGGTAATCTCAAAATGAATGTGACCATTAAAAACATGAATGCAAGACGTTTGGCCATCATAGAGCATCGCGGCAATCCTCAAAAAATTGGCAGCAGCGTGAGTCAATTAATCACTTGGGCTAAGGCACAAGCAGTCAGCTTAAAACCTAAAGCAGGAGAAGCTTTTGGCTTTGCTTATGATGATCCTAAAACAACGCCGGCAGCTGAGTTTCGGTTTGATCTGGGAATAACCATTCCTGAATCATTAAAACTTGAAGGTGCTGTTATTGAAAAAAGATTACCGGCGGGTCGTTATGCGGTAATCCAACATAAAGGATCTCGAGATTACATTAGCGAGGTTATTTATAGCTTATATCGTGAATGGCTACCTCACTCTGGTGAAGAGCTTGGTGATATGCCTTGTCTATTTTGTTATTACAACTTTGATCATGAAGTGGCTGAAACAGAATTAGTAACGGAATGCTGGCTTTTATTAAAATAAACAAATCACTGAAAATATACCCAGCTATTGATTAAACTATTTTTTAAATAACCTGTCCCACCTATAGATGCAGCTGTTCTTAAGCATAATAGGTGGGTTATGAAGAATAACAAAAATAAAGCCATTACCATTGCAGGGGTTGATATTGAACCTGGAAAACACGCCATTGTTAAGCTTCCTCTAGCCGATCTTTACACCCAAACGGAGATGAGCATTCCCATCCATATTTTTCATGGTAAGAGTGCGGGCCCAAAAGTCTTTATCTCAAGCGTCATTCATGGCGACGAAATCAATAGCGTTGAAATTGTCCGTCGTGTGCATGCACAGCGGTGGCTGAAACATATTAACGGCACCTTAATTACCCTTCCCATCATCAATGTCTATGGTTTTATGCTCCGATCGCGCTACTTACCAGATAGACGTGATTTGAATCGTTCTTTTCCCGGTTCACAATCAGGTTCTTTAGCAGCAAGATTAGCCAATACGCTAACAACCGAGATTTTTTCACATTGTCAATATGGCATCGATTTGCATACCGGGGCCTATGGTAGAATTAATTTTCCTCAGTTAAGAGTTAATTTATCGACTCCAGGAACCAAAAAACTGGCAAAAGCTTTTGATGCCCCAGTCATTATCGATGCACAACTCAGAGATGGTTCACTTCGTCAGGTTGCAAGCGAAATGAACATTCCGATCTTGGTTTATGAAGGAGGTGAAGCACTACGTTTTAATGAATTATGCATTCGTATGGGGGTACGCGGTATCACCAAAGTACTTGATTATCTCGGCATGATAGAATCTCCACTTTTAAGTAAAGCGACGCTTTTAAAGCCATTAATCACCAAGCATACTCGTTGGGTACGTGCTTGTGACAGTGGTATGCTGCAATTTTGCAAAGATTTTACTAAAAAATTCGCTGTCAAAAAGGGGGAAACATTAGCTTATATTCATGATCCGTTTCAAGTAAATCCTCCTCAAAAAATCAAAGCACCTTTTAATGGGGTTGTGATTGGCTTAACCAATCTCCCCGTCGTAAATGAAGGGGATGCGGTTTTTAATATTGCAAGCACCCAAAGGCTTAAAACACTGGATGCTTATATTGATGATATGCGAGATGAGATCACGCAATTTGATTCATAAGTGATTACTTGTCACCATGAGGCCACGGGCTAAATGGAAAAGGTTTTCTAGCAGAATTATAAGAAATATATTGAATCATATCGTGATAATAAAGACTTAGAGAATGACCGAACGTTAACAGATGCTTATTCGATTTGTTAAAGAAAAGATTTGTGACGAACTGAAAGATACCAATAAAAAACAGCAAGAAAATAACGGAATAAAGAATAAAAAAGAACAAAACAAGATAAAACCCTCTTGTCCAGTGATCTTTAGACTTTACGTTGTTTCTGACATTTTCAGGCAGTATTTCCATTTTTAACAAGCTCTTCTTTAGCACGGGTATGTTAATTATAGAATATAAAAGGCTGCTTTAGTTTGCAGCCTTTATTGCATCCAGTACGGCCTGCGCATGCCCTTTCACTTTTACTTTGGGCCAAATTTGCTTAATAACGCCTTGGGTATCAATCAAAAAGGTCGTACGCTCTATCCCTAAGATAAGCCGAGCAAACATGTTTTTCTCAATAATCACCCCAAATGCTTTACATACTTTTTCATCTTTATCAGATATCAGGGTAAAAGGAAGACTATGTTTTCCACAAAATTTCTCATGAGAGCTTAGGGAATCTCGCGAAACACCAATAACCTGAGTATTCTCCTTTAAAAAAGCATCATGCAGATCGCGAAAATCTTTGCCTTCCAAGGTACACCCAGGTGTATTGTCTTTGGGGTAAAAATACAAAACAATATTTTGCCCTTTCAGATCTTTAAAAGAGGTTATTTTAGGATCTGTACTCTCAAAAGTCAGATCGGGGATTTTATCCCCTACAGCCATTTTTGACATTAAACACACTTCCAATTCGCATTAAGACCTAAGAAATAAACCGCAGCATGTTTATAAGTACCAACCAGATCGCCTTTAATTAAGCCATGGTTGTCCACTCTCAAATTACCACCATAAACATATTCTCCAGCAAGGCCAAAATCGAGATCACTACGATAGGCATAACGAGTGCCCAAACCAAAGCGCCAAGCATCATTCACTGGAACATTTACCGGAATTTTATCTGGATTTTGGAACTTGCTATCATACCCAACACCCATATTGATTAACCAACGTTCACGAAATTGATGTTGTAAACCAATTGCACCATGCCAGCTATCTTTATATTTTTGATCGACGATTAACGAAGTAACATCGGATGAGCTAACACCCAGTTCAATTTGACCAAATCGTTTCCAATTTTGCCATCCTGCACTGACTAAAACAGCCCATTGTTCCGTCATCTGATGGAACATGCTCAGCATGGTACTTTGCGGCACTTCAATACCAATATCAATGTTAGCATCTAATAATCCGACGCTAGATAACACGGTATTCACTGTAGGATAGGTATTTAAGTAATGTGTTCTTGCCGCAAAATCTAATTTAATAGGAGATTGGTAAGTTAAGCCAAAGCGTGTGCAAGGGGTTGGTTCATATAATAAACCCACATTTGCTCCAACAGCCCAAGCATGAT is a genomic window containing:
- a CDS encoding LuxR C-terminal-related transcriptional regulator: MMSLQPNNIIYESESIVKEILKPLTRCSDIHYFCYGVNYPDTRGFTLNSNAKYYESWFFYEIPLCGFYLPNGWTCWKNTFTKKQKEVADELNIGDGYYFVKKNENFTEIFAYGTTSENTAEVYDFFMNNQVLLRKFNMYFIENAKGLIAKAKMNLVKPLKKMVVTPEMRVSMQHDTVASNQFFTENTRPFSFFSDREAACFRMILKGFSNEEISNSLKLSVKTVESYISRIKSKLQLSSTNRNKIIQWAHEMGYVDTSMIDC
- a CDS encoding DUF4389 domain-containing protein; its protein translation is MEILPENVRNNVKSKDHWTRGFYLVLFFFILYSVIFLLFFIGIFQFVTNLFFNKSNKHLLTFGHSLSLYYHDMIQYISYNSARKPFPFSPWPHGDK
- a CDS encoding GyrI-like domain-containing protein, with translation MNYELQLNKVIEFIGKHLDDKLTLAQLSDISCFSKYHFHRLFTAYTGLSLQQYIRWLRLKRAAHQLIIDKEISIINIAINAGFESHEAFTRAFKQSCGLSPSEFRHHASWHVWEKPPYCLPKQGNLKMNVTIKNMNARRLAIIEHRGNPQKIGSSVSQLITWAKAQAVSLKPKAGEAFGFAYDDPKTTPAAEFRFDLGITIPESLKLEGAVIEKRLPAGRYAVIQHKGSRDYISEVIYSLYREWLPHSGEELGDMPCLFCYYNFDHEVAETELVTECWLLLK
- a CDS encoding autotransporter domain-containing protein, whose amino-acid sequence is MHVIREKKIHLSSMVIASTLFGFFSSAAYSFTSLDLLANLSNSNFYPPTTGYNYISPLVTFDVVDGDNVGTTNGISIDNNFGNNALLCLGTGCIGTVFNFDGTTTVAGTVGATNPIGTINLLGASKTVTFQGDINVNTSLNFGVGSNASTTITLANGVDVDGDITTAVANTGTLQLLGNNIITEGVGTALLPLNAINLSGGAGTVVEFKGVNNEPIVAKTMNFLGNATVQIDAAVPNLTANIETNLNNQGTLTYVGGSALSVLNGTIGASSGNSLANLNLNTGNAAIANTFEVTGATFKVANINLFDNAGAVQTTLILNNPNLALTSQITPQTNNTDILDVNNATSITGGIGTATNAFAEVKVGAINPLIINGNIYATNTNFYGDQTLTLQNANTLISGNIGNATGLAGKGTLLFQGSGEVTGTIGANQSLNSVNLSGPAANVIFDGNVTAVNGLNFVAGATANTTASLANNVTLTGNIDANAANIGTLQFLGNATVTGTVGAANTLHQINLSGATGQQVNFQNDIDTTLLVFQNNATASLAAGKTLTGNVDSTMANSGVLQFVGAGTVTGSIGATNPLNLITLNSGGGANTIELDGATIQASTINIEGAGGTTLLLNDVLAPMQLTANITTNNNGIDTLNVLNPGGNTTITGNIGSATNLFNLVKIGANTDTTVAGDIFANNVQFQGDHLLTINGNIDSAITTLNNNTGSLIIASSSTINSPIGGVGFLLKNVTIQGGLGTTVDLSDNLFVTDTIVKSGSNLLSSDNVAVNGNLTIQDANSALSVANSTNLTVNGNFNLGAGTFYNLDMGGNNLTTGLLTVNGIATISPNAKITIANPSVTDITQTHTIPIITAGLGSNLSVLPVINASLFFDITSQVTGPGNTILQLVLTPKANAGMLSNLPGGTIGSILINIGLSNQATGELQAIIEQLSSYTTLASLNAALAQLAPTVDGGTVQASFDAQSLALNEFSDQIDYSTRRRGYAAGDWNQYSGAWIKLYGQEADQSERDSVAGYHDEMVGVALGGDVLITDDALAGLGLSFSTAKVKHDVSAGTNTQINSYQATVYGRYEFFNPLYLDWFGAITYNTYQQQRNVSIGSFFMSPSSNYDGWQTGLKGELGYVFDQDCWHIIPIFSLYYSHLSLDSYTETGGGTANQNVNEQSYDLFQAGIGIRVAYDYLTPQITWQPEVHARIFYDFVGDTVATTSQFIGAGPSFVTEGAKPAQTSYNLGLKLTAFEHENLTLTASYDFLFKEDFTSNTAYLKFRYDWDHCVRIVDVLAPLKMHSQRPEIMEERVVRTLPPSSDAYSGDYDDSVWQVQVGAFSNPENARVMVDKLRLAGYAVYTELKKHSGRTLVVVLVDDLHSRNEAENVKQLLHKQFNVKGQIVH
- the bcp gene encoding thioredoxin-dependent thiol peroxidase, translated to MSKMAVGDKIPDLTFESTDPKITSFKDLKGQNIVLYFYPKDNTPGCTLEGKDFRDLHDAFLKENTQVIGVSRDSLSSHEKFCGKHSLPFTLISDKDEKVCKAFGVIIEKNMFARLILGIERTTFLIDTQGVIKQIWPKVKVKGHAQAVLDAIKAAN
- a CDS encoding OmpP1/FadL family transporter, which codes for MLKRKSNIVLNVALGLLIAGQAKAGGVMLYEIGSDDIGLAAAGYSARAQDPSTILTNPAGMTRLEGNQLFIGVQALYQDVRLTPTSASPFLGTENGGNPVEWFPGGSFFYSQTINDFIKAGIGIYGNFGSSLSYDDAFVGRYSVISSTLLGMTVQPTIALELEGGLSVGAGLMIMNGFYRNKVAVNNSAFAGIPFPDGLLKLSDHAWAVGANVGLLYEPTPCTRFGLTYQSPIKLDFAARTHYLNTYPTVNTVLSSVGLLDANIDIGIEVPQSTMLSMFHQMTEQWAVLVSAGWQNWKRFGQIELGVSSSDVTSLIVDQKYKDSWHGAIGLQHQFRERWLINMGVGYDSKFQNPDKIPVNVPVNDAWRFGLGTRYAYRSDLDFGLAGEYVYGGNLRVDNHGLIKGDLVGTYKHAAVYFLGLNANWKCV
- a CDS encoding succinylglutamate desuccinylase/aspartoacylase domain-containing protein, which produces MKNNKNKAITIAGVDIEPGKHAIVKLPLADLYTQTEMSIPIHIFHGKSAGPKVFISSVIHGDEINSVEIVRRVHAQRWLKHINGTLITLPIINVYGFMLRSRYLPDRRDLNRSFPGSQSGSLAARLANTLTTEIFSHCQYGIDLHTGAYGRINFPQLRVNLSTPGTKKLAKAFDAPVIIDAQLRDGSLRQVASEMNIPILVYEGGEALRFNELCIRMGVRGITKVLDYLGMIESPLLSKATLLKPLITKHTRWVRACDSGMLQFCKDFTKKFAVKKGETLAYIHDPFQVNPPQKIKAPFNGVVIGLTNLPVVNEGDAVFNIASTQRLKTLDAYIDDMRDEITQFDS
- a CDS encoding haloacid dehalogenase-like hydrolase — protein: MRYKLNYLIFVFILFFASVSQATEPLPSWNDTQAKQRIIQFVKKVTDKNSADYVPPEERIAAFDNDGTLWAEKPVFFQIAFAFDRIKALAPEHPEWNNQQPFKAILENDHATLEKLGQKGILEILAVTHAGMTTTDFNNIVKEWIKTAKHPQKHVPYTDLVYQPMIELLEYLRANEFVTFIVSGGGVDFMRAWTEKSYGVPPQQVVGSSAKVKFEMKDGKPILMRLPEIFFIDDKTGKPEGIHRHIGRQPIMAFGNSDGDFEMLEWTTLRSDRPSLAMIVHHDDAEREWAYDRHDPLAKLDVALDAAKKNNWTVISMKNDWKTIFAKP